One Streptomyces sp. NBC_01237 genomic region harbors:
- a CDS encoding GMC family oxidoreductase, translated as MYDYVIVGGGSAGCVLAARLSEDPEVSVCLVEAGPRDDHADIHVPIRFPEFFQTQYDWAYRSEQEKFCEGRQIALPRGRVLGGSSSINAMIYSRGHRSHYDQWGNLNWSFDTLLPYFKRAENNERGASYYHGNDGPLPVCESRSKNLISAAFIEAAIEAGHPANDDFNGAIQDGFGFYQLTQRDGRRCSAATAYLQPALKRKNLTVKTDFMVHRVSLEGSTATGVTGVGRDGAVTIQAAREVIICAGAYNSPQLLMLSGIGAAEHLKDQGIPVLVDNPEVGQNLSDHPHALLVFTHPEKVSLLIAAEPRYGKQFTEEHNGPLTSNISEAGGFIRSHPNLPAPDLQFHVAPTMFADGGLTTKHHAISFGADILEVKSRGEVTLTSHDPTANPRIQHNYFSEPEDMELAVASLRMSLHFSEQKALSKYVKTPVEVPASDSDKDLRAYIRSYSSTAFHPAGTCSIGTVVDDELRVLGTERLRVVDASVMPTIFCNPNAPTIAIAERAADLIRGIVPLEVI; from the coding sequence ATGTATGACTATGTAATCGTCGGTGGCGGTTCAGCTGGCTGCGTCTTGGCTGCTCGGCTGAGCGAAGATCCCGAGGTCTCGGTGTGTTTGGTCGAAGCGGGTCCTCGGGACGATCACGCAGACATCCACGTACCGATTCGGTTTCCAGAATTCTTTCAAACTCAGTACGACTGGGCCTATCGTTCGGAGCAAGAGAAATTCTGCGAAGGCCGTCAGATAGCGCTTCCGCGGGGTCGGGTGCTAGGTGGATCGAGTTCGATTAATGCCATGATCTACAGTCGGGGCCATCGGTCGCACTATGACCAGTGGGGCAACCTAAACTGGAGTTTCGATACGCTGCTTCCTTACTTCAAGCGTGCGGAGAATAACGAGCGCGGCGCCTCTTATTATCACGGAAACGATGGACCCCTCCCTGTTTGCGAGAGCCGATCCAAGAACCTCATCTCAGCAGCTTTTATTGAGGCTGCAATAGAAGCTGGACACCCTGCCAATGATGATTTTAACGGTGCCATTCAGGACGGTTTCGGATTTTATCAGCTAACCCAGCGAGACGGCAGGCGCTGCAGTGCCGCTACGGCGTATCTCCAACCTGCACTTAAACGTAAGAACCTTACGGTCAAGACAGACTTTATGGTGCATCGAGTCTCGTTGGAGGGCAGCACGGCAACGGGAGTCACGGGCGTGGGTCGTGATGGGGCTGTCACCATACAGGCAGCCCGTGAAGTGATTATCTGCGCTGGCGCATATAACTCGCCCCAGCTCCTGATGTTGTCCGGTATAGGAGCAGCAGAACACCTCAAGGACCAGGGAATTCCGGTTCTCGTAGATAACCCTGAGGTCGGGCAGAACCTCAGCGACCATCCGCATGCCCTTCTCGTATTTACTCATCCAGAGAAGGTGAGTCTCCTCATAGCTGCGGAGCCTCGATACGGTAAGCAGTTTACCGAGGAGCACAATGGTCCGTTGACCTCAAATATTTCTGAGGCTGGAGGGTTCATTCGTTCACATCCCAATTTGCCCGCTCCTGATCTACAGTTTCATGTTGCGCCTACCATGTTCGCAGACGGTGGCCTTACAACTAAACATCATGCAATTTCCTTCGGTGCCGACATACTCGAGGTAAAGAGTCGAGGAGAAGTTACTCTCACTTCGCATGACCCCACGGCGAATCCGCGAATTCAGCACAACTATTTCTCGGAGCCGGAGGATATGGAGCTTGCAGTCGCAAGCCTAAGAATGTCGCTCCACTTCTCAGAGCAGAAAGCCTTGTCGAAGTATGTCAAGACGCCGGTGGAAGTGCCGGCATCGGACTCCGATAAGGATCTTCGCGCTTATATTCGCAGCTACTCGTCTACGGCTTTCCACCCGGCTGGAACATGCTCCATCGGAACCGTCGTTGATGATGAACTCCGAGTGCTCGGAACGGAGCGTCTGCGAGTTGTCGACGCGTCGGTTATGCCAACGATATTCTGCAATCCCAACGCTCCGACAATAGCGATCGCGGAAAGGGCGGCAGATCTTATTCGGGGGATTGTGCCACTAGAAGTTATCTGA
- a CDS encoding ATP-binding protein, with amino-acid sequence MRFTVLREDEHLRGGDRGCVLVPAPVSQTQGDEYCTLYRLWFRDGAGADRELGLVKIGYADLIRGERPLEAGNFDSLGPGHDRRLYWFSVGQNDSYYGNIRALGPMLRAEVLDGLCDIAYDEGLFDQAMMWDVTHASLLHAVTPQTVGVQFRRIAWGGLQFTDYDFSYVAPAPPCEEIASEPWRLSFAVRPNSTPPTNVHVLIGRNGAGKTTLLGDLTSSVVAPEGHGADVGRIEWSRAAPGTFVNVVSVAFSAFDPAQEERTESDDGEDVQAELKGWDPQNVPGGRRGPSLGRRPSVAYWYVGLAKVDEFGRPTRERKSYEDLSKEFGKSVAEVVAAGRVDRWIAALDRLRSDPHFNQSPVHPFARDLRERGGFRKEDEATTEMLFTSLSSGHAIVLLTITRLVETVAEASLVLLDEPEAHLHPPLLASFVRAVSDLLTDRNGVAVVATHSPVVLQEVPRSCVWKISHWAHGSQPVRPEIETYGENVGILTHEVFGLEVAQSGVQAEIEKAVRECGSYEEVLARFRGQLGGEAKGLVRILLAYRERR; translated from the coding sequence GTGCGGTTCACCGTGCTACGGGAGGACGAGCATCTGCGGGGTGGTGATCGTGGGTGTGTCCTGGTGCCGGCGCCGGTGTCGCAGACGCAGGGTGATGAGTACTGCACGCTGTATCGATTGTGGTTCCGGGATGGTGCGGGAGCAGACCGCGAGCTGGGTCTGGTCAAGATCGGCTATGCCGACCTCATCCGGGGGGAACGGCCCCTTGAGGCCGGGAACTTCGACTCGTTGGGACCGGGGCACGACCGCCGCTTGTACTGGTTCTCGGTGGGCCAGAATGACAGCTACTACGGCAACATCCGGGCGCTCGGCCCGATGCTGCGTGCGGAAGTCCTGGACGGGCTGTGCGACATCGCCTACGACGAGGGCCTGTTCGATCAGGCGATGATGTGGGACGTCACTCACGCGTCCTTGCTTCACGCGGTCACGCCCCAGACAGTCGGGGTCCAGTTCCGGCGTATCGCCTGGGGGGGGTTGCAGTTCACGGACTACGACTTCTCGTACGTCGCGCCCGCCCCTCCGTGCGAGGAAATCGCGTCGGAGCCTTGGCGTCTGTCCTTCGCTGTTCGGCCCAACTCCACTCCTCCGACGAACGTACACGTCCTGATCGGCCGAAACGGCGCAGGGAAAACGACCCTGCTCGGCGACCTCACCAGCTCGGTAGTGGCCCCTGAAGGGCACGGCGCTGACGTGGGGAGAATCGAGTGGTCCAGGGCCGCGCCCGGAACGTTCGTCAACGTGGTCTCGGTGGCCTTCAGCGCCTTCGATCCCGCCCAGGAGGAACGTACCGAGTCCGACGATGGCGAGGACGTCCAGGCCGAGCTGAAGGGCTGGGATCCTCAGAATGTGCCCGGCGGCAGACGTGGACCAAGCCTGGGCCGCAGGCCCTCGGTTGCCTATTGGTACGTGGGGCTCGCCAAGGTCGACGAGTTCGGCCGCCCGACACGTGAACGCAAATCCTATGAGGACCTGAGCAAGGAGTTCGGCAAGAGCGTGGCGGAGGTCGTGGCTGCTGGCCGCGTCGACCGGTGGATCGCCGCGCTGGACAGACTGCGGAGCGACCCGCACTTCAACCAGTCACCCGTCCATCCTTTTGCACGGGATCTACGGGAACGTGGGGGGTTCCGGAAGGAAGACGAGGCGACTACGGAGATGCTCTTCACCTCTCTGAGTTCGGGGCACGCAATCGTCCTGCTGACCATCACACGGCTGGTGGAAACGGTCGCCGAGGCGTCCCTGGTGCTCTTGGACGAACCCGAGGCACACCTCCATCCGCCCCTGCTGGCGTCGTTCGTCAGGGCAGTGTCGGATCTTCTCACCGACCGCAACGGGGTCGCTGTGGTCGCCACGCACTCGCCGGTGGTCCTGCAGGAGGTGCCGCGCTCGTGCGTCTGGAAGATCAGCCACTGGGCTCACGGCAGCCAGCCCGTGCGGCCGGAGATCGAAACCTACGGGGAGAACGTCGGCATCCTTACGCATGAGGTCTTTGGCTTGGAGGTCGCCCAATCCGGCGTCCAGGCCGAGATCGAGAAGGCGGTGAGGGAATGCGGCTCCTACGAGGAGGTCCTGGCCCGTTTCCGTGGTCAGCTCGGCGGTGAGGCCAAAGGGCTGGTCCGGATCCTCCTGGCCTACCGGGAACGCCGCTGA
- a CDS encoding alpha/beta fold hydrolase, with amino-acid sequence MNASDGIEHLHKVARLNEIDLIIGTHALFSGRYVLEAGLPYLLIFAGTDLNEFSLDEASLSVMTSAVEGSAGLIVLNEDFQIRCTELWPHVREKLHKIPQAIWTKPSAFSLRENLGLPTDAKLILLPSGLRPIKDPLYSFRAINAWHEQDPRIHLVIAGTSYDEDFEGIVMRRIASSKGIHYAGAILPENLHASMCEATALINTSISECSPNSVLEAMELQCPVIVRDIPGNTCVVQNESTGLVFSTPDELREQGQRLLDDKMLAQELGRNGLEFVSKFHNLNDERAAYLTLIESLGTYPSSCLKGRAPMRERMIELNDVVICAEMFGNPEDPAVLLIAGASDSMLFWDSEFCSRMAGGGRYVIRYDHRDTGRSTAYPPGQPPYTLRNLAADATALLNCLNVTTAHLVGVSMGGMIVQIAALMSPEVVNSLTLFSSSPGDLNPEEPDLPSPTLRVSIALDDIVEPDWADKGSVVDYLVAVQRCLASDTREFDDAGKRSLARDVFDRSDGKIRSMRNHNSIEWGDPWRGRLAEITAPTLIIHGKRDQVNQVPHAEALARGIPQSKMLLLKDAGHELAPADWGQVLTAILQHTS; translated from the coding sequence ATGAATGCAAGCGACGGCATCGAACATCTGCACAAGGTGGCGAGATTAAATGAGATCGACCTAATAATTGGCACTCATGCACTGTTCAGCGGTAGATATGTGCTTGAGGCTGGACTGCCTTATCTCCTCATATTCGCTGGAACCGATCTCAATGAGTTCTCGCTGGACGAGGCAAGCCTTTCGGTCATGACATCAGCAGTGGAAGGTTCGGCTGGCTTGATCGTTCTCAACGAGGACTTTCAAATTCGATGTACCGAGCTCTGGCCACATGTCCGCGAGAAGCTACACAAGATCCCCCAAGCGATCTGGACTAAGCCTTCCGCTTTTTCATTGCGGGAAAACTTGGGGCTTCCTACGGATGCCAAATTAATCTTGCTGCCTTCCGGCCTGCGCCCAATAAAGGACCCACTGTATTCATTCAGGGCCATTAACGCCTGGCACGAGCAAGATCCTCGCATTCACCTCGTAATTGCAGGAACGAGCTACGACGAAGACTTTGAAGGAATCGTGATGCGACGCATCGCCTCAAGCAAGGGAATACACTACGCAGGGGCCATACTTCCTGAAAACCTCCATGCATCCATGTGCGAGGCAACCGCATTGATCAATACATCGATCAGCGAGTGCAGCCCGAACTCAGTCCTAGAGGCGATGGAATTGCAGTGCCCTGTCATTGTCCGCGACATCCCTGGCAACACGTGTGTCGTACAAAATGAGAGCACGGGTTTGGTGTTTTCCACTCCGGATGAGCTTAGAGAGCAGGGGCAGCGACTGCTCGATGACAAGATGCTAGCGCAAGAGTTGGGGCGCAACGGGCTCGAGTTCGTTAGTAAATTCCATAATCTCAACGATGAGCGTGCCGCATACTTAACCCTCATCGAATCCCTTGGCACCTACCCCTCCAGCTGTCTCAAAGGAAGAGCTCCGATGCGAGAGCGGATGATCGAATTAAACGATGTCGTCATCTGCGCGGAGATGTTCGGCAACCCTGAGGATCCAGCTGTCCTGTTAATCGCTGGGGCATCAGATTCGATGCTCTTCTGGGATAGCGAATTCTGTTCCAGAATGGCCGGCGGCGGACGTTACGTCATACGTTATGACCACCGAGACACGGGGCGTTCAACTGCATATCCACCAGGCCAGCCGCCATATACACTCCGGAATCTCGCTGCCGATGCCACAGCACTACTCAACTGCCTTAACGTAACCACCGCACATCTCGTCGGTGTCTCGATGGGAGGAATGATTGTCCAGATTGCGGCGCTCATGTCTCCTGAGGTCGTCAATTCGCTGACACTGTTTTCCTCGAGTCCCGGTGACCTTAATCCCGAAGAGCCGGATCTTCCTTCCCCGACACTAAGAGTAAGCATCGCGCTCGATGACATAGTCGAGCCCGACTGGGCTGACAAGGGCTCGGTAGTCGATTACCTAGTGGCAGTTCAGCGTTGCCTCGCAAGCGACACGCGAGAGTTTGACGATGCAGGCAAGCGCAGCCTCGCACGCGATGTCTTTGACCGCTCCGATGGAAAAATTCGATCCATGAGAAACCACAATTCTATCGAGTGGGGTGATCCATGGCGCGGGCGACTGGCAGAGATAACAGCACCCACCCTGATTATTCACGGCAAACGCGATCAGGTGAATCAGGTGCCTCACGCAGAGGCCCTAGCTCGAGGGATTCCTCAGTCCAAGATGCTTCTACTGAAAGACGCCGGCCATGAGTTGGCCCCCGCCGACTGGGGTCAGGTGCTCACTGCAATTCTTCAACATACGTCTTGA
- a CDS encoding HNH endonuclease: protein MWPLEPPAVSARLSFDTCVSNTRDPQRRELLVAAGTSVEDAGTRFRDAAQEGALHDLRSEHFPVPGIGADDAVRWVYKNGMVDGKGRRIYDHLMRAPLHERCPLCGHGTVTTLDHFLPKKLFPALCVDPLNLVPACAECNHAKGERVPSSAETTLLHPYLDRIDQDRWLEARIVDSSPLWLEFFVSPPRSWEQVLAQRTRHHFERFRLAERFAAQANRTLAGIRRQLTSLLQAGGKEPVHAYLAAEAETRLADRPNGWEGVTYRALAENDNFCAGGWPQ from the coding sequence ATGTGGCCGCTCGAACCACCCGCCGTGTCCGCGCGCCTCAGCTTCGACACGTGTGTAAGCAATACCCGTGACCCGCAACGCCGCGAACTGCTCGTTGCCGCCGGGACGAGCGTCGAGGACGCCGGGACGCGCTTTCGTGACGCCGCACAGGAGGGTGCTCTGCACGATCTGCGGAGCGAGCACTTCCCTGTGCCGGGGATCGGCGCTGACGATGCTGTGCGGTGGGTCTACAAGAACGGCATGGTCGACGGGAAGGGCCGTCGTATCTACGACCACCTGATGCGGGCCCCATTGCACGAGAGGTGTCCTCTGTGCGGCCACGGCACCGTGACCACGCTGGACCACTTCCTGCCGAAGAAGCTGTTCCCGGCGCTGTGTGTGGATCCGCTCAATCTCGTGCCAGCGTGTGCCGAGTGCAACCATGCCAAGGGCGAGAGGGTGCCGTCGAGCGCGGAGACAACGCTGCTGCACCCCTATCTGGACCGCATAGACCAGGACCGATGGCTCGAGGCGAGGATCGTGGATTCCAGTCCACTCTGGCTCGAGTTCTTCGTCAGTCCCCCGAGGTCGTGGGAGCAAGTACTTGCGCAGAGAACCCGGCATCACTTCGAGCGGTTCCGGCTTGCTGAGCGGTTCGCAGCTCAGGCCAACCGCACCCTGGCCGGCATCCGGCGACAGCTCACCAGCCTGTTGCAGGCCGGTGGCAAGGAGCCGGTACACGCCTACCTGGCCGCCGAAGCCGAGACCCGGCTCGCCGACCGTCCCAACGGCTGGGAAGGAGTGACCTACCGGGCTCTGGCAGAAAACGACAACTTCTGCGCAGGCGGATGGCCGCAATGA
- a CDS encoding glycosyltransferase, which yields MSKRILLTVQPVESHVRAISEVARLLENQGHAVRIAAPQEFGQRLMRTYGFSHVPAGIDWAADPIVGDLLSSVLVNSGNKKFVDTLLTEYLAGPSALRMARDVIGIIDEWRPNLILRDCTELGGYLAAIKCNIPQVSLDNGFIRLMTTNRESLLPALGKFRAELGIADSEPSRASGTVLTPAPPELLLHDLPDISVQAYRHENSRRLGERLPAWMAKIPTDRPLIYVSLGSIITCASGLSEVAVEWYRRIIAALSRIHCNAVVSVGRKNVGRFDAPPHITVTAFAPQPLLLQAGVALFITHGGFGSLKESLNANVPMAIAPICSDQPDNARRCEELNMSLTLEPTDTPDEIETTVRKMLSDQSFRENTIAWQRKALALPPLGSVLDRILSCC from the coding sequence ATGAGCAAACGGATTCTCCTCACCGTACAGCCAGTCGAATCGCACGTACGGGCAATTTCCGAAGTTGCCAGATTGCTGGAAAATCAAGGACACGCCGTAAGAATCGCTGCCCCTCAAGAATTTGGGCAGCGCCTTATGCGTACCTACGGATTCTCTCACGTTCCTGCAGGGATAGATTGGGCTGCAGATCCCATCGTTGGGGATCTGCTGTCGTCTGTGCTCGTAAACAGCGGAAACAAGAAATTCGTCGACACTCTTTTGACAGAGTACCTAGCAGGCCCCTCCGCATTGCGAATGGCACGTGATGTGATCGGCATCATCGACGAATGGCGCCCCAATCTGATTCTCCGAGACTGTACTGAACTTGGTGGGTACCTTGCAGCAATAAAGTGCAACATCCCTCAAGTGAGCTTGGACAACGGTTTCATACGTCTCATGACCACCAATAGGGAATCCCTACTGCCGGCCCTCGGGAAGTTCCGCGCAGAGCTCGGAATTGCTGATTCTGAACCGAGTCGTGCCAGCGGCACTGTTCTTACACCTGCACCGCCCGAACTTTTGCTGCACGACCTGCCGGATATTTCTGTTCAGGCATACCGGCATGAGAACTCCAGGCGTCTCGGAGAGAGGCTTCCTGCCTGGATGGCAAAGATTCCAACGGACCGGCCTCTGATATACGTGTCCCTGGGGTCGATCATTACGTGTGCATCTGGTCTTTCAGAGGTGGCGGTTGAGTGGTATAGGCGCATCATTGCTGCGCTGAGTAGGATTCACTGCAATGCAGTTGTCTCAGTAGGCCGCAAGAATGTGGGGAGGTTCGACGCCCCACCGCACATCACTGTGACGGCGTTTGCCCCACAGCCCCTGCTGCTGCAGGCAGGAGTCGCACTCTTCATTACACACGGTGGTTTCGGATCACTCAAGGAATCTTTGAACGCGAATGTGCCAATGGCAATCGCACCTATTTGTAGCGACCAACCTGACAATGCGCGACGTTGTGAAGAGTTGAACATGAGCTTAACTCTGGAACCAACAGATACGCCGGATGAGATTGAGACTACAGTTCGCAAGATGCTTAGTGATCAAAGTTTCAGAGAAAACACTATAGCTTGGCAACGCAAAGCTCTGGCGTTGCCTCCTCTTGGCTCGGTATTGGATCGCATCCTAAGTTGCTGCTGA
- a CDS encoding SDR family NAD(P)-dependent oxidoreductase, with protein MADLKGKSCVVTGAAKGLGRATAIFFAQSGALVTATDIDEAGLRDLREMLTAGGHQIETVAGDIAEVADVRRMIGAAVERFGCIDVLVANAGVIPMMNAIEATAEDWDHVMRIDGRGTFLTCKYAIAEMLKTGGGSIVCVSSISGIAGQAGQATYGPAKFVSSGLTKHLAIEWAAQGIRVNAVAPSTTRTEWVRQMEEDSSGAELLADVKRIHPMRRLGEPQEVAEAIAFLASDAASFITGVVLPVDGGYLAQ; from the coding sequence GTGGCAGATCTCAAAGGTAAGTCGTGTGTCGTAACTGGAGCAGCAAAGGGTCTAGGTCGGGCGACCGCAATATTCTTCGCTCAATCGGGTGCTCTCGTCACCGCAACCGACATAGACGAAGCCGGGCTGCGCGATTTGCGCGAAATGTTGACCGCCGGCGGGCATCAAATCGAGACGGTTGCTGGCGACATCGCCGAGGTGGCTGACGTGCGCCGCATGATTGGTGCGGCCGTCGAACGATTCGGATGTATTGACGTCCTGGTAGCCAATGCGGGCGTCATACCGATGATGAATGCCATCGAGGCGACGGCCGAAGACTGGGACCACGTAATGCGAATCGATGGTCGTGGAACCTTCTTGACATGCAAGTATGCAATCGCGGAAATGCTTAAGACTGGTGGAGGGTCGATTGTCTGCGTATCCTCGATTTCCGGTATCGCTGGCCAGGCGGGTCAGGCCACATATGGTCCTGCGAAGTTCGTTTCATCCGGATTGACCAAGCATCTTGCTATTGAGTGGGCGGCACAAGGTATTCGTGTTAATGCGGTGGCGCCGAGTACGACTCGCACTGAATGGGTTCGTCAGATGGAAGAGGATTCATCTGGAGCAGAACTCCTTGCAGATGTCAAAAGAATCCATCCCATGCGCCGCCTGGGTGAGCCTCAAGAGGTCGCCGAAGCAATTGCCTTCCTTGCCTCGGATGCTGCCTCTTTCATCACAGGAGTAGTTCTTCCCGTAGACGGTGGGTACCTGGCTCAGTGA
- a CDS encoding MFS transporter, which produces MPLSLLALAISTFGFGTAECVIMGLMPNVASDMGISIPSAGYLVSAYAIGVVIGAPILAALGTRIPRKGMMLTLILLFMFGNLASALAPSFGMLIASRVLAGLPHGAFFGLAAVVATRLVHKERQASAVAIMFMGLTVANVVGVPAGTAIGQQFGWRPVFFIITAIGLFAVASLAVLIPKVPHVAREGFGSELRAFTNRQVLLGLLTAVFGFGGVFTVFSYVGSMTTRVTGLSESSTPWVLALFGIGMTLGGMVAGPLTDRALRPTLYGALAALALSLLLFTFAIQVTWAALTMVIVLGAVGFGTVTPIQMLVMTYAQSAPTLASASNQSAFNLANAGGAWLGGMVVAAGFGWRSPALAGALLTALGLAVALLAGFLDRDRTGSIYRVAAQSRHVEAEVEAVP; this is translated from the coding sequence ATGCCTTTGTCCCTGCTAGCCCTTGCGATATCAACTTTCGGATTCGGGACGGCTGAGTGCGTCATCATGGGGCTGATGCCTAATGTTGCTTCGGATATGGGGATTTCTATTCCTAGCGCTGGGTATCTCGTGTCGGCCTACGCGATTGGCGTCGTAATCGGCGCACCAATTCTCGCTGCCCTGGGCACACGAATCCCACGCAAGGGGATGATGCTGACGCTGATATTGCTCTTCATGTTCGGCAACTTGGCATCAGCTCTCGCGCCTAGTTTCGGTATGCTGATAGCCAGTCGAGTGCTGGCTGGACTGCCGCACGGTGCTTTCTTCGGGCTTGCTGCGGTCGTTGCCACCCGGCTGGTACACAAGGAACGCCAAGCAAGTGCCGTAGCGATAATGTTCATGGGCTTGACGGTGGCCAACGTTGTCGGTGTGCCCGCGGGCACTGCAATCGGGCAGCAGTTTGGCTGGCGCCCGGTCTTTTTCATCATCACCGCGATCGGCCTGTTCGCCGTGGCCTCACTCGCAGTGCTCATCCCCAAGGTTCCGCATGTGGCCCGTGAGGGCTTCGGTTCCGAACTGCGAGCATTCACGAATCGTCAGGTGCTGCTCGGGCTCCTTACGGCAGTTTTCGGCTTCGGCGGCGTGTTCACGGTCTTCAGCTATGTCGGTTCGATGACGACTCGTGTGACCGGATTATCCGAGTCGAGTACTCCTTGGGTGCTTGCCCTATTCGGTATCGGCATGACTCTGGGGGGAATGGTTGCAGGCCCACTGACTGATCGCGCGCTACGGCCGACGTTGTACGGCGCGCTTGCAGCACTTGCGCTGTCACTGTTGCTTTTTACCTTCGCGATCCAGGTGACCTGGGCTGCCCTTACCATGGTGATAGTCCTAGGCGCAGTTGGTTTTGGGACCGTCACACCAATCCAGATGCTAGTGATGACCTATGCACAGAGCGCACCAACCTTGGCCTCGGCGTCCAACCAGTCGGCATTCAACCTCGCCAATGCGGGCGGCGCGTGGCTTGGCGGCATGGTCGTGGCCGCTGGCTTCGGCTGGAGATCCCCTGCTCTGGCTGGTGCGCTTCTCACTGCCCTCGGCCTCGCTGTCGCACTATTGGCAGGCTTCCTCGACCGAGACCGCACCGGCTCCATATACCGAGTGGCCGCCCAGAGTCGCCACGTCGAGGCAGAGGTAGAGGCTGTCCCGTAA
- a CDS encoding type II toxin-antitoxin system PemK/MazF family toxin: MIRGSVYRVDFGDRKRGHEQGGRRYGIALSDAPDTWTTVIIVPTSTSAQNAVFRPRLVIAGKETVVLTDQIRTVDKQYVLGDRVDHLTGTDMAEVEFALGRLLGLRINLNY, encoded by the coding sequence GTGATCCGGGGTTCCGTCTACCGAGTTGACTTCGGGGACAGGAAGCGCGGGCACGAGCAAGGCGGCAGGCGGTACGGCATTGCTCTCAGCGATGCCCCTGACACGTGGACGACGGTGATCATCGTGCCCACGTCGACCAGCGCACAGAACGCCGTGTTCCGCCCCAGGCTGGTGATCGCCGGGAAGGAAACGGTCGTTCTGACCGACCAGATCCGCACAGTCGACAAGCAGTATGTTCTCGGGGATCGGGTTGACCACCTGACGGGTACGGACATGGCAGAGGTCGAGTTCGCGCTCGGAAGACTGCTGGGGCTTCGCATCAATCTCAACTACTAG
- a CDS encoding thiol-disulfide oxidoreductase DCC family protein, which translates to MNSSVTGDAGRRVVLAFDGDCGFCQAAVRQIQRRASPRMEAVAWQTLPPELTEPHLERLDWEVLLFDGDRVRDGGAPALAGLLGTSTVRTYRSVGQFLQLPLIRLAANLVYRWVAGNRQRMPGGTAACAVPRPHH; encoded by the coding sequence ATGAACAGCTCAGTGACTGGTGACGCGGGAAGACGTGTTGTCCTCGCCTTCGACGGCGACTGCGGCTTCTGCCAGGCCGCTGTCCGGCAGATTCAGCGGCGGGCCAGCCCGCGAATGGAGGCCGTTGCCTGGCAGACCCTTCCGCCGGAGCTCACCGAGCCCCATCTGGAGCGCCTGGACTGGGAGGTCCTGCTCTTCGACGGGGACCGGGTACGCGATGGCGGGGCCCCGGCCCTGGCCGGTCTCCTCGGAACCTCCACGGTCCGCACGTACCGGAGTGTCGGGCAGTTCCTGCAGCTTCCCCTGATCCGCCTGGCAGCGAACCTGGTCTACCGCTGGGTGGCCGGCAACCGGCAGCGGATGCCGGGCGGCACAGCAGCCTGCGCAGTGCCCCGTCCCCACCACTGA
- a CDS encoding YhfZ family protein, producing MAQTLALFLLRRNEGDRIGRIRDYAGRLKCGNGTVQAAFSLLEECGAIETEARGHLGTYLVRADISLLWKVAGLGAVTAAMPMPSGLQSEGLATGLRRAFQQSGIPLNLTFIQGSHSRVNALVDRRLDLIAMSRLAFDRSSQELPIKLMGDLGTQTYTGKYCILLRRDASLDSTGLRVAIDPRSMDQEVICRQVFARKRVEYIYASYPLMNKLFERGDLDATVWHGEDAPRRFSRDLKVFPVSRDIMDDLPKELSRAALAVYQQNSEPVSAVCHRISLDWIIKSQAEVISGQLVPSY from the coding sequence GTGGCGCAGACACTCGCACTTTTCCTATTACGTCGCAACGAGGGGGACCGGATCGGCCGAATTCGCGATTACGCAGGGCGGCTGAAATGCGGGAACGGGACGGTTCAGGCGGCATTTTCGCTCCTCGAAGAATGCGGCGCTATCGAAACTGAGGCACGTGGCCACCTAGGAACCTATCTGGTGCGGGCCGACATTTCCCTACTGTGGAAGGTAGCGGGACTGGGGGCGGTAACAGCAGCAATGCCAATGCCATCAGGGCTCCAAAGTGAAGGTCTGGCGACAGGGCTCAGGCGCGCGTTTCAGCAGTCGGGAATCCCACTCAACCTCACATTTATACAGGGTTCGCATTCTAGAGTTAACGCGCTCGTAGATCGTAGGCTAGATCTCATTGCAATGTCCCGCTTGGCATTTGACAGGAGTTCCCAGGAGCTTCCGATCAAACTGATGGGAGATCTTGGAACTCAGACGTACACAGGGAAGTACTGCATTCTCCTGCGACGTGACGCTAGCCTCGACAGCACGGGACTCCGAGTAGCTATTGATCCACGCTCCATGGATCAGGAAGTAATCTGCCGTCAAGTTTTTGCGCGGAAGCGGGTCGAATACATCTACGCATCCTATCCACTCATGAACAAGCTGTTTGAGCGCGGGGACCTGGACGCCACAGTTTGGCATGGGGAAGACGCACCTCGTCGATTCAGCCGTGATCTTAAAGTGTTCCCAGTGAGCAGGGATATTATGGATGACCTCCCCAAGGAACTCTCACGCGCAGCACTCGCCGTGTATCAGCAGAATTCGGAACCCGTAAGCGCAGTTTGCCATCGGATCTCCCTCGACTGGATCATAAAAAGTCAGGCAGAGGTGATCTCAGGACAGCTAGTCCCGTCCTATTGA